A genome region from Vulpes lagopus strain Blue_001 chromosome 7, ASM1834538v1, whole genome shotgun sequence includes the following:
- the MISP3 gene encoding uncharacterized protein MISP3 isoform X2: protein METPIEREIRRSCEREESLRRSRGLSPGRAGRELVELRVRPVLSLPGPGPALPRALERARAGAQMQRDIEREAHRQAALARPAAPEPCARPPPQPLGELKRFFEAAGGRGSSPAAEGGAGPRGLPDPGGRPRLAVPSRCPVLARAPPRVAPSLLEQEVREVLERERELQRQRLSVYGTADFKEPAPSLTGCSLLQDGGFRGKEGRRLCV from the exons ATGGAGACGCCCATCGAGCGAGAGATCCGCCGCAGCTGCGAGCGCGAGGAGAGCCTGCGCCGAAGCCGGGGCCTGAGCCCAGGCCGCGCAGGCCGAGAACTCGTCGAGCTGCGTGTGCGGCCGGTGCTCAGCCtgccgggccccggccccgcgctccCGCGCGCTTTGGAgcgcgcgcgggcgggcgcgCAGATGCAGCGAGACATCGAGCGTGAGGCCCACCGTCAGGCGGCGCTagcgcgccccgcagccccggagCCGtgcgcccggccgccgccgcagccgctgGGCGAGCTCAAGCGATTCTTTGAGGCCGCCGGGGGCCGCGGCTCCTCGCCCGCGGCTGAGGGCGGCGCGGGCCCGCGGGGGCTGCCGGATCCCGGAGGCCGGCCGCGCTTGGCCGTGCCCAGCCGGTGCCCGGTGCtggcccgcgccccgccgcgggTCGCGCCGTCGCTGCTGGAGCAGGAGGTGCGCGAGGTGCTTGAGCGCGAGCGGGAGCTGCAGCGCCAGCGGCTCAGCGTCTACGGCACCGCCGACTTCAAGGAGCCCGCGCCCAGCCTCACGG GTTGCTCCCTCCTTCAGGATGGAGGCTTCCGTGGGAAGGAGGGTAGACGCCTGTGTGTTTAA
- the MISP3 gene encoding uncharacterized protein MISP3 isoform X1, with protein METPIEREIRRSCEREESLRRSRGLSPGRAGRELVELRVRPVLSLPGPGPALPRALERARAGAQMQRDIEREAHRQAALARPAAPEPCARPPPQPLGELKRFFEAAGGRGSSPAAEGGAGPRGLPDPGGRPRLAVPSRCPVLARAPPRVAPSLLEQEVREVLERERELQRQRLSVYGTADFKEPAPSLTASRGDGKLAVIWPPRRKSSESGLEQEERKP; from the exons ATGGAGACGCCCATCGAGCGAGAGATCCGCCGCAGCTGCGAGCGCGAGGAGAGCCTGCGCCGAAGCCGGGGCCTGAGCCCAGGCCGCGCAGGCCGAGAACTCGTCGAGCTGCGTGTGCGGCCGGTGCTCAGCCtgccgggccccggccccgcgctccCGCGCGCTTTGGAgcgcgcgcgggcgggcgcgCAGATGCAGCGAGACATCGAGCGTGAGGCCCACCGTCAGGCGGCGCTagcgcgccccgcagccccggagCCGtgcgcccggccgccgccgcagccgctgGGCGAGCTCAAGCGATTCTTTGAGGCCGCCGGGGGCCGCGGCTCCTCGCCCGCGGCTGAGGGCGGCGCGGGCCCGCGGGGGCTGCCGGATCCCGGAGGCCGGCCGCGCTTGGCCGTGCCCAGCCGGTGCCCGGTGCtggcccgcgccccgccgcgggTCGCGCCGTCGCTGCTGGAGCAGGAGGTGCGCGAGGTGCTTGAGCGCGAGCGGGAGCTGCAGCGCCAGCGGCTCAGCGTCTACGGCACCGCCGACTTCAAGGAGCCCGCGCCCAGCCTCACGG CGAGCAGGGGCGACGGAAAGCTGGCGGTGATCTGGCCTCCCCGCAGGAAGTCATCGGAGAGCGGCCTGGAGCAG GAGGAGCGGAAGCCTTGA